Proteins from a genomic interval of Ramlibacter algicola:
- a CDS encoding DNA topoisomerase III, with the protein MTGKTLVIAEKPSVAQDIVRALTPTAGKFEKHDEYFENDTYVVTSAVGHLVEIQAPEQFDVKRGKWSFAHLPVIPPFFDLKPVDKTKTRLNAVVKLARRKDVTDLVNACDAGREGELIFRLIEQYAFGDEDAKGAKKPAARKPVRRLWLQSMTPQAIRDGFDKLRSDKQMEGLASAARSRSEADWLVGINGTRAMTAFNSRDGGFFLTTVGRVQTPTLAVVVEREEQIRKFVSRDYWEVHATFLAQAGEYAGKWFDPKWKKNPDDAELRADRVWTAKEAQAIADAVRGKAATVTEESKPTTQASPMLFDLTSLQREANGRFGYSAKTTLALAQSLYERHKALTYPRTDSRHLPEDYVPTVKETMGMLAGSGMGHLAPFAKQALDDGYVKPSKRIFDNAKVSDHFAIIPTLQAPSGLSDAEQRLYDLVVRRFLSVFFPSAEYLVTTRISQVVGHSFRTDGKVLVKPGWLAIWGKEADEEGDENSKVLVAVAPGEMVRAESVDPRGLKTRPPARYSEATLLGAMEGAGKLVEDEELREAMQEKGLGTPATRASIIEGLIAEKYMLRDGRELIPTAKAFQLMTLLRGLGVEELTKPELTGEWEYKLSQMEHGQLSRDAFMREIAEMTRHIVQKAKEYDRDTVPGDYATLKTPCPNCGGVVKENYRRYTCAGRSGSGDDACGFSFTKIPAGRAFELHEVEQFLRDKRIGPLEGFRSKAGWPFTAEMVLKYSDEDRNWKLEFDFGDEADPAETGELVDFSGQEPLGPCPKCGARVFEFGKNYVCEKAVPTAAQPTPTCDFKSGQVILQQPVEREQMQKLLATGKTDLLDKFVSMRTRRPFKAFLAWDAEAGKVNFAFEPRESKFPPRKTFGNKGAPPAKKAAAKKAAAPAKAAAKTAPAKKAPAAKKAPAAKKAPAAKKARAAGPGLTPSPALAAVIGPEPVARTEVIKKLWDYIKANGLQDTKDKRAINADDKLRPVFGKPQVSMFELAKIVGQHLQGT; encoded by the coding sequence GTGACAGGCAAGACACTGGTCATCGCCGAGAAGCCCTCCGTCGCGCAGGACATCGTCCGCGCGCTGACGCCGACGGCCGGCAAGTTCGAGAAGCACGACGAGTACTTCGAGAACGACACGTACGTGGTCACCAGCGCGGTGGGCCACCTGGTCGAGATCCAGGCGCCGGAGCAATTCGACGTCAAGCGCGGCAAGTGGAGCTTCGCCCACCTGCCGGTGATCCCGCCGTTCTTCGACCTCAAGCCGGTCGACAAGACCAAGACGCGGCTGAACGCGGTGGTCAAGCTCGCCCGGCGCAAGGACGTCACCGACCTCGTGAACGCCTGCGACGCGGGCCGCGAGGGCGAGCTGATCTTCCGGCTGATCGAGCAGTACGCGTTCGGCGACGAGGACGCGAAGGGCGCCAAGAAGCCTGCGGCGCGCAAGCCGGTGCGGCGCCTGTGGCTGCAGTCGATGACTCCGCAGGCCATCCGCGACGGCTTCGACAAGCTGCGGTCGGACAAGCAGATGGAAGGCCTGGCGAGCGCGGCCCGGTCGCGCTCGGAAGCCGACTGGCTGGTGGGCATCAACGGCACGCGCGCGATGACCGCGTTCAACTCGCGCGACGGCGGCTTCTTCCTCACGACGGTCGGCCGGGTGCAGACCCCGACCCTGGCCGTCGTCGTCGAGCGGGAGGAACAGATCCGCAAGTTCGTCAGCCGCGACTACTGGGAGGTCCACGCGACCTTCCTTGCGCAGGCCGGCGAGTACGCGGGCAAGTGGTTCGATCCCAAGTGGAAGAAGAACCCGGATGACGCCGAGCTGCGGGCCGACCGCGTCTGGACGGCCAAGGAAGCACAGGCGATCGCCGATGCGGTGCGCGGCAAGGCCGCCACGGTCACCGAGGAATCGAAGCCGACCACGCAGGCGTCGCCGATGCTGTTCGACCTCACGTCGCTGCAGCGCGAAGCCAACGGCCGCTTCGGCTATTCGGCCAAGACGACGCTGGCCCTGGCGCAATCGCTGTACGAGCGGCACAAGGCGCTGACCTATCCGCGGACGGACTCGCGGCACCTGCCGGAGGACTACGTCCCGACGGTGAAGGAGACGATGGGCATGCTCGCCGGAAGCGGCATGGGCCATCTCGCGCCGTTCGCGAAGCAGGCGCTGGACGACGGCTACGTGAAGCCGAGCAAGCGCATCTTCGACAACGCGAAGGTCTCGGACCACTTCGCCATCATCCCGACCCTGCAGGCCCCCAGCGGGCTGTCGGACGCCGAGCAACGGCTGTACGACCTGGTCGTGCGCCGGTTCCTCTCGGTGTTCTTCCCGAGCGCGGAATACCTGGTCACCACCCGCATCAGCCAGGTCGTGGGCCACAGCTTCCGCACCGACGGCAAGGTGCTGGTCAAGCCCGGCTGGCTGGCCATCTGGGGCAAGGAAGCCGACGAGGAAGGCGACGAGAACAGCAAGGTGCTGGTCGCGGTCGCGCCGGGCGAGATGGTGCGCGCCGAGAGCGTGGATCCGCGCGGCCTGAAGACCCGCCCACCCGCGCGCTATTCGGAAGCGACGCTGCTCGGTGCCATGGAAGGCGCCGGCAAGCTGGTGGAGGACGAGGAGCTGCGCGAGGCCATGCAGGAGAAGGGCCTGGGCACGCCGGCGACACGCGCGTCGATCATCGAAGGCCTGATCGCCGAGAAGTACATGCTGCGCGACGGGCGCGAGCTGATCCCCACGGCCAAGGCCTTCCAGCTGATGACGCTGCTGCGCGGCCTGGGCGTGGAGGAACTGACCAAGCCCGAGCTCACCGGCGAGTGGGAGTACAAGCTGTCGCAGATGGAGCACGGCCAGCTCTCGCGCGACGCGTTCATGCGCGAGATCGCCGAGATGACGCGGCACATCGTGCAGAAGGCCAAGGAGTACGACCGCGACACGGTCCCGGGCGACTACGCGACGCTGAAGACGCCGTGCCCGAACTGCGGCGGCGTCGTGAAGGAGAACTACCGGCGCTACACCTGCGCAGGGCGCAGCGGCAGCGGCGACGACGCCTGCGGCTTCTCGTTCACCAAGATCCCCGCGGGCCGCGCGTTCGAGCTGCACGAGGTGGAGCAGTTCCTGCGCGACAAGCGCATCGGGCCGCTGGAGGGCTTCCGGTCCAAGGCGGGCTGGCCGTTCACGGCCGAGATGGTCCTGAAGTACAGCGACGAGGACCGCAACTGGAAGCTGGAATTCGACTTCGGCGACGAAGCGGATCCGGCGGAAACCGGCGAGCTCGTCGACTTCAGCGGCCAGGAGCCGCTGGGGCCGTGCCCGAAGTGCGGCGCGCGCGTGTTCGAGTTCGGCAAGAACTACGTCTGCGAGAAGGCCGTGCCCACCGCTGCGCAGCCCACGCCCACCTGCGATTTCAAGAGCGGCCAGGTCATCCTGCAGCAGCCGGTGGAACGCGAGCAGATGCAGAAGCTGCTGGCCACCGGCAAGACCGACCTGCTGGACAAGTTCGTGTCGATGCGCACCCGTCGGCCGTTCAAGGCCTTCCTGGCCTGGGATGCGGAAGCGGGCAAGGTGAACTTCGCGTTCGAGCCCCGCGAAAGCAAGTTCCCGCCGCGCAAGACGTTCGGCAACAAGGGCGCGCCGCCCGCGAAGAAAGCGGCGGCGAAAAAGGCTGCGGCACCTGCCAAGGCGGCGGCGAAGACTGCGCCCGCCAAGAAGGCGCCAGCGGCCAAGAAGGCGCCAGCGGCCAAGAAGGCGCCGGCGGCCAAGAAGGCACGGGCGGCGGGCCCCGGTCTCACCCCCAGCCCGGCGCTGGCGGCAGTGATCGGTCCGGAACCGGTGGCCCGCACCGAGGTGATCAAGAAGCTGTGGGACTACATCAAGGCCAACGGCTTGCAGGACACCAAGGACAAGCGCGCGATCAACGCCGACGACAAGCTGCGGCCGGTGTTCGGCAAGCCCCAGGTGAGCATGTTCGAGCTGGCCAAGATCGTCGGCCAGCACCTGCAGGGGACCTGA
- a CDS encoding adenylate/guanylate cyclase domain-containing protein, whose product MDEAAFRRWLAHKSWAASVRYCKGVALLLPAASLATDWPLVQRGADSLGWLLAWQLTSFTVCLAVIALDRWWPAIRGREAALYTFCTLFIGQCAWIGIVDGHWRGDYSIFAAGLTFGAAVVGTPVRMRQPLYAATLLALAIPVWHREGGDAALVAAALVNPFCVVVLCLWLDRVTFSRDVALWQQTQRALAERERADDLLHNVLPRTVAEELKRERRIRARKCEQLGVLFADIAGFTQYANRLPPDALVLMLDEIFTGFDDLVERHGVEKIKTIGDAYMAVAEHRIDALCALALDLRRSLDAYNARNGTQLAMRIGLHVGPAVAGVLGTKRFLYDVWGDTVNIASRVESAGRAGSIHATHAVAETVQAGFRFIPRGEVELQGRGHMRTYWLEDPVPVPQATAPREPACA is encoded by the coding sequence ATGGACGAGGCGGCATTTCGCCGCTGGCTGGCTCACAAGAGCTGGGCGGCGAGCGTGCGGTACTGCAAGGGCGTGGCGCTGCTGCTGCCCGCCGCGTCGCTGGCGACCGACTGGCCGCTGGTGCAGCGCGGGGCCGACAGCCTGGGCTGGCTGCTCGCCTGGCAGCTCACGTCGTTCACCGTCTGCCTCGCCGTCATCGCGCTCGACCGCTGGTGGCCCGCCATCCGTGGCCGCGAGGCGGCGCTGTACACCTTCTGCACGCTCTTCATCGGCCAGTGCGCCTGGATCGGCATCGTCGACGGCCACTGGCGCGGCGACTATTCGATCTTCGCCGCCGGCCTCACGTTCGGCGCCGCGGTCGTGGGCACGCCGGTGCGCATGCGGCAGCCGCTGTATGCGGCCACGCTGCTCGCGCTGGCCATCCCCGTGTGGCACCGCGAGGGTGGCGACGCCGCGCTGGTCGCGGCGGCCCTCGTCAATCCGTTCTGCGTCGTGGTGCTGTGCCTCTGGCTGGACCGGGTGACCTTCTCGCGGGACGTCGCCCTGTGGCAGCAGACGCAGCGCGCCCTGGCGGAACGCGAGCGGGCCGACGACCTGCTGCACAACGTGCTGCCGCGTACCGTCGCCGAGGAGCTCAAGCGCGAACGGCGAATCCGCGCGCGCAAGTGCGAACAGCTCGGGGTGCTGTTCGCCGACATCGCCGGCTTCACGCAGTACGCCAACCGGCTGCCGCCGGACGCGCTGGTCCTGATGCTCGACGAGATCTTCACGGGCTTCGACGACCTGGTGGAGCGGCACGGCGTGGAAAAGATCAAGACCATCGGCGACGCGTACATGGCCGTGGCCGAGCACCGGATCGATGCGTTGTGCGCGCTGGCGCTGGACCTGCGCCGATCGCTGGACGCATACAACGCGCGCAACGGCACGCAGCTGGCCATGCGAATCGGCCTGCACGTCGGCCCGGCCGTTGCCGGCGTGTTGGGCACCAAGCGTTTCCTCTACGACGTGTGGGGCGACACGGTGAACATCGCCAGCCGCGTCGAGTCCGCCGGGCGCGCGGGAAGCATCCACGCGACGCACGCCGTGGCGGAAACCGTGCAGGCCGGGTTCCGGTTCATCCCGCGCGGCGAGGTCGAACTGCAGGGCCGCGGCCACATGCGCACCTACTGGCTGGAAGACCCCGTGCCCGTGCCGCAAGCCACCGCGCCACGCGAGCCGGCCTGCGCCTGA
- a CDS encoding GNAT family N-acetyltransferase, with product MQIRRLTSDDAVVYRALRLRGLREHPEAFTSSWEDDERKPLAASHARLQDPATTFWGAFDGDALVGIVGLERLRRPKERHKAWVVGMYVPVEDAGRGIGAALLQALCAAARDEGLRDLLLSVTDGNAGALALYRKAGFAVVGREPRAVLVDGRFLDKLQMHRALD from the coding sequence ATGCAGATCCGGCGGCTCACCAGCGACGATGCAGTGGTCTACCGCGCGCTGCGGCTGCGCGGCTTGCGCGAGCATCCCGAGGCCTTCACCTCCAGCTGGGAGGACGACGAACGCAAGCCCCTCGCCGCCAGCCACGCGCGCCTCCAGGACCCGGCGACCACGTTCTGGGGCGCGTTCGATGGCGACGCGCTGGTGGGCATCGTGGGGCTGGAACGGCTGCGGCGCCCGAAGGAGCGGCACAAGGCGTGGGTCGTGGGCATGTACGTGCCTGTGGAGGACGCCGGGCGCGGCATCGGTGCGGCGCTGCTCCAGGCCCTGTGCGCGGCTGCCCGCGACGAGGGCTTGCGCGACCTGCTGCTGTCGGTGACCGACGGCAATGCCGGCGCGCTCGCCCTGTACCGCAAGGCCGGCTTCGCGGTCGTCGGCCGCGAGCCGCGGGCGGTGCTCGTCGACGGGCGTTTCCTCGACAAGCTGCAGATGCATCGCGCACTCGACTGA
- the tkt gene encoding transketolase, giving the protein MPTTTDPKAVTSPASTADARQMANAIRVLAMDAVQQANSGHPGAPMGMADIAVALWGRHLKHNPADPSWFDRDRFVLSNGHGSMLVYSLLHLTGYDLPLQELKNFRQLHSKTAGHPEVGITPGVETTTGPLGQGITNAVGMALAEKLLAAEFNRPGHQVVDHFTYVFMGDGCLMEGISHEACALAGAWRLNKLVAVYDDNGISIDGQVTPWFVDDTPARFRAYGWNVIGPIDGHDIDAVDRAIADARRSADNPTLIVARTQIGKGSPNRVNTAKAHGEALGIEEVKLTREALGWPHEPFVVPQAIYGAWDAKRTGKAAQQAWEKAFDAYRSAHPELAAEFVRRMKGELPRNFAQLAVDAAVSAHAKAETVATRKASQIALEAFTAAMPELLGGSADLTGSNLTNTKSTPPLRVDLAGEVVRTAEGQVGRHINYGVREFGMAAVMNGVTLHGGYIPYGGTFLTFSDYSRNAIRMAALMKKRVVHVFTHDSIGLGEDGPTHQSVEHAASLRLVPNLDVWRPCDTAETAVAWAVALQNVARPTALLLSRQNLPYAPKAGLEDISKGGYVLAGATEVGVRSREQAVIIATGSEVQLALKAQELLAQQGIGVRVVSMPSTTAFDRQSAAYKTSVLPAGIPRIAVEAGVTDFWWKYGCAAVVGIDSYGESAPANVLFKHFGFTPENVADTVLAVLQRD; this is encoded by the coding sequence ATGCCCACCACCACCGATCCGAAGGCCGTCACCTCCCCTGCATCCACCGCGGATGCGCGCCAGATGGCCAATGCGATCCGCGTGCTGGCGATGGACGCCGTGCAGCAGGCCAATTCCGGCCACCCGGGCGCGCCCATGGGCATGGCCGACATCGCGGTCGCCCTGTGGGGCCGGCACCTGAAGCACAACCCGGCCGATCCGTCCTGGTTCGACCGCGACCGCTTCGTGCTGTCCAACGGCCATGGCTCGATGCTGGTGTATTCGCTGCTGCACCTGACCGGCTACGACCTGCCGCTGCAGGAGCTGAAGAACTTCCGCCAGCTGCACAGCAAGACGGCCGGCCACCCCGAAGTGGGGATCACGCCCGGCGTCGAGACGACGACCGGCCCGCTGGGCCAGGGCATCACCAATGCGGTCGGCATGGCGCTGGCCGAGAAGCTGCTGGCCGCCGAGTTCAACCGCCCCGGGCACCAGGTCGTCGACCACTTCACGTACGTGTTCATGGGCGACGGCTGCCTCATGGAAGGCATCAGCCACGAGGCGTGCGCGCTGGCGGGCGCCTGGCGCCTGAACAAGCTGGTCGCGGTCTACGACGACAACGGCATCTCCATCGACGGCCAGGTCACGCCCTGGTTCGTGGACGACACCCCCGCGCGCTTCCGCGCGTACGGCTGGAACGTGATCGGCCCGATCGACGGCCACGACATCGACGCGGTGGACCGCGCGATCGCCGATGCGCGCCGCAGCGCCGACAACCCGACCCTGATCGTCGCCAGGACCCAGATCGGCAAGGGCAGCCCGAACCGCGTCAACACCGCCAAGGCGCACGGCGAGGCGCTCGGCATCGAGGAGGTCAAGCTGACGCGCGAAGCGCTCGGCTGGCCGCACGAGCCGTTCGTGGTGCCGCAGGCGATCTACGGCGCCTGGGACGCCAAGCGCACCGGCAAGGCGGCGCAGCAAGCGTGGGAGAAGGCGTTCGACGCCTACCGCAGCGCGCATCCCGAGCTCGCCGCCGAATTCGTGCGGCGCATGAAGGGCGAGCTGCCGCGCAACTTCGCGCAACTGGCCGTCGACGCCGCCGTGTCGGCGCACGCCAAGGCGGAGACGGTCGCGACCCGCAAGGCGTCGCAGATCGCGCTGGAGGCGTTCACCGCCGCGATGCCCGAGCTGCTGGGCGGCAGCGCGGACCTCACCGGCTCGAACCTCACCAACACCAAGAGCACGCCGCCGCTGCGCGTCGACCTCGCCGGCGAGGTCGTGCGCACGGCCGAGGGGCAGGTCGGCCGCCACATCAACTACGGCGTGCGCGAGTTCGGCATGGCCGCCGTCATGAACGGCGTCACGCTGCACGGCGGCTACATCCCGTACGGCGGCACCTTCCTTACCTTCAGCGACTACAGCCGCAATGCGATCCGGATGGCGGCGCTGATGAAGAAGCGCGTCGTCCACGTGTTCACGCACGATTCCATCGGCCTCGGCGAGGACGGCCCGACGCACCAGTCGGTCGAGCACGCGGCCAGCCTGCGCCTGGTCCCGAACCTGGACGTCTGGCGTCCCTGCGACACGGCCGAGACCGCGGTCGCCTGGGCCGTCGCGCTGCAGAACGTCGCGCGCCCGACCGCGCTGCTGCTGTCGCGCCAGAACCTGCCGTATGCGCCCAAGGCCGGGCTCGAGGACATCAGCAAGGGCGGCTACGTGCTGGCCGGCGCCACCGAGGTCGGCGTGCGCAGCCGCGAGCAGGCCGTGATCATCGCCACCGGCTCCGAAGTGCAGCTGGCGCTCAAGGCGCAGGAGCTGCTCGCCCAGCAGGGCATCGGCGTGCGCGTCGTGTCCATGCCCAGCACCACGGCGTTCGACCGCCAGAGCGCCGCCTACAAGACCAGCGTCCTGCCCGCCGGCATCCCGCGCATCGCGGTGGAAGCGGGCGTGACCGACTTCTGGTGGAAGTACGGCTGCGCGGCCGTGGTGGGCATCGACAGCTACGGCGAGTCCGCCCCCGCGAACGTGCTCTTCAAGCACTTCGGCTTCACGCCGGAGAACGTGGCGGACACGGTGCTCGCCGTGCTGCAGCGGGACTGA
- a CDS encoding aminopeptidase P N-terminal domain-containing protein, giving the protein MNTELPYSLYAERRARVARAIGPDGIALVPTAPERQRNRDSDFLFRHDSYFYYLTGFTEPNAWLVITGDGASTLFCAPKDLEREIWDGYRLGPESAPETLGVQAARSIDELEAQLPKLLENRDAVWYPFAIHEGLEARVGGWLNKVRARVRYGALCPEDQKDLCAVLDEMRLVKDPHEQDIMRRAARISAHAHIRAMKLSARMLREGKDVREYHLDAELLHEFRLGGSQYPAYSSIVAAGANACVLHYRAADTPVRAGELVLIDAGCELDGYASDITRTFPADGKFTGPQRTLYDLVLASQEAAVAVTKEGARFNDPHEATVKVLAQGMLDVGLLDRNKVGTVDDVIESRAYFQFYMHRTGHWLGMDVHDCGSYVEPSQVGEVSERKDPLSGEMIKNRPSRILRPGMVLTLEPGLYVRPAPGVPEQFHNIGIRIEDDAIVTATGCELITRDVPVRADEIEALMRA; this is encoded by the coding sequence ATGAACACCGAGCTTCCCTACTCGCTGTACGCCGAGCGCCGCGCGCGCGTGGCCCGGGCCATCGGCCCCGACGGCATCGCCCTGGTCCCCACCGCGCCGGAGCGGCAGCGCAATCGCGACAGCGACTTCCTGTTCCGGCACGACAGCTACTTCTATTACCTGACGGGCTTCACCGAGCCGAACGCCTGGCTGGTGATCACCGGCGACGGGGCCAGCACGCTGTTCTGCGCGCCCAAGGACCTGGAACGCGAGATCTGGGACGGCTACCGCTTGGGCCCGGAGTCGGCGCCCGAGACGCTGGGCGTGCAGGCCGCCCGCTCGATCGACGAGCTCGAGGCGCAGCTGCCGAAGCTGCTCGAGAACCGCGACGCCGTCTGGTACCCGTTCGCAATCCACGAAGGCCTGGAAGCCCGCGTCGGCGGCTGGCTGAACAAGGTGCGCGCCCGCGTGCGCTATGGCGCGCTGTGCCCCGAGGACCAGAAGGACCTGTGCGCGGTGCTGGACGAGATGCGCCTGGTCAAGGACCCGCACGAGCAGGACATCATGCGGCGCGCCGCGCGCATCAGCGCCCATGCGCACATCCGCGCGATGAAGCTGTCGGCGCGCATGCTGCGCGAGGGCAAGGACGTGCGCGAGTACCACCTCGACGCCGAACTGCTGCACGAATTCCGCCTGGGCGGCTCCCAGTACCCCGCCTACAGCTCCATCGTCGCCGCCGGCGCCAATGCCTGCGTGCTGCACTACCGCGCCGCCGACACGCCCGTGCGCGCCGGCGAGCTGGTGCTGATCGATGCGGGCTGCGAGCTCGATGGCTACGCCAGCGACATCACCCGCACCTTCCCGGCCGACGGCAAGTTCACCGGCCCGCAGCGCACGCTGTACGACCTGGTGCTCGCGTCGCAGGAAGCGGCGGTCGCCGTCACGAAGGAGGGCGCCCGCTTCAACGACCCGCACGAGGCGACGGTCAAGGTGCTGGCGCAGGGCATGCTGGACGTCGGCCTGCTCGATCGCAACAAGGTCGGCACGGTGGACGACGTCATCGAGAGCCGCGCGTACTTCCAGTTCTACATGCACCGCACGGGCCACTGGCTCGGGATGGACGTGCACGACTGCGGCAGCTACGTCGAGCCCAGCCAGGTCGGCGAGGTCAGCGAGCGCAAGGACCCGCTGTCGGGCGAGATGATCAAGAACCGCCCCAGCCGCATCCTGCGCCCGGGCATGGTGCTCACCCTCGAGCCGGGCCTCTACGTGCGCCCCGCGCCCGGCGTGCCGGAGCAGTTCCACAACATCGGCATCCGCATCGAGGACGACGCGATCGTCACCGCCACCGGCTGCGAGCTGATCACGCGCGACGTGCCGGTGCGCGCCGACGAGATCGAAGCCCTGATGCGGGCCTGA
- a CDS encoding nucleotidyltransferase family protein, translating into MAARAQAIILAAGRGERMRPLTDTTPKPLLPVRGKPLIVWHLEALARAGVQRVVVNTAWLEEQVPATLGDGSRWGLRIDYSMEGRDHGGALETAGGIAKALPLLEDVFWVASGDIHAPAFTFDAEARRRFAATDHLAHLWLVPNPSFHAKGDFGIGADGLGRADGPGPDGQTWTYANLALVRASLCSHVPVGRKEPLGPLLFDGMRRRAISVERWDGEWHNIGTPAQLAALR; encoded by the coding sequence ATGGCGGCACGCGCGCAGGCCATCATCCTGGCCGCCGGCCGCGGCGAGCGCATGCGGCCGCTGACGGACACCACGCCCAAGCCGCTGCTGCCGGTTCGCGGCAAGCCGCTGATCGTCTGGCACCTCGAGGCGCTTGCGCGCGCCGGGGTGCAGCGCGTGGTGGTCAACACCGCCTGGCTCGAGGAGCAGGTGCCCGCCACCCTGGGCGATGGCTCGCGCTGGGGCCTGCGCATCGACTACTCGATGGAAGGCCGCGACCACGGCGGCGCCCTCGAAACCGCCGGCGGCATCGCCAAGGCATTGCCGCTGCTGGAGGACGTGTTCTGGGTCGCCTCCGGCGACATCCACGCACCCGCCTTCACCTTCGACGCTGAAGCGAGACGCCGCTTCGCCGCGACGGACCACCTGGCCCACCTGTGGCTGGTGCCCAATCCGTCGTTCCATGCGAAGGGTGACTTCGGCATCGGCGCCGACGGGCTCGGCCGGGCCGACGGCCCCGGCCCCGACGGCCAGACCTGGACCTACGCCAACCTGGCGCTGGTGCGCGCCAGCCTGTGCAGCCACGTGCCGGTGGGGCGCAAGGAGCCGCTCGGGCCGCTGCTGTTCGACGGCATGCGGCGCCGCGCCATCAGCGTCGAACGCTGGGACGGCGAATGGCACAACATCGGCACGCCCGCCCAACTGGCCGCCCTGCGCTGA
- a CDS encoding S-adenosylmethionine decarboxylase family protein, with the protein MRGLHLTADLYNCRCDAQWLNDMGALGTWARQASEAVGLEVRGELVDGQSVALLLPQSHVCVHTWPGERGATVDVHVASGEGDLSAKARGLMYALVNRFAPEWTEQRSLDRGTEAP; encoded by the coding sequence ATGCGAGGGCTGCACCTGACCGCCGATCTCTACAACTGCCGTTGCGATGCGCAGTGGCTCAACGACATGGGGGCGCTCGGCACGTGGGCGCGGCAAGCGTCGGAGGCGGTCGGCCTGGAAGTACGCGGCGAACTGGTCGACGGCCAGTCGGTCGCGCTGCTGCTGCCGCAGTCGCATGTCTGCGTCCACACCTGGCCCGGCGAACGCGGCGCCACCGTCGACGTGCACGTGGCCAGCGGCGAGGGCGACCTGTCGGCCAAGGCGCGCGGCCTCATGTACGCGCTGGTGAACCGCTTCGCGCCCGAGTGGACCGAGCAGCGGTCGCTGGACCGCGGCACCGAGGCGCCCTGA
- the gap gene encoding type I glyceraldehyde-3-phosphate dehydrogenase gives MTIKIGINGFGRIGRMVFRAAVQNFNDIEVVGINDLLEPDYLAYMLQYDSVHGRFKGEVSVDGNTLVVNGKKIRLTAVKDPAELAWGAVGAEVVVESTGIFLTKEGAQKHINAGARKVIMSAPSKDDTPMFVFGVNHASYKGEAIISNASCTTNCLAPLAKVVNDKWGIKRGLMTTVHAATATQKTVDGPSNKDWRGGRGILENIIPSSTGAAKAVGVVIPELNKKLTGMSFRVPTSDVSVVDLTCELNKSATYEEICAEMKAQSQGALKGILGYTEDKVVATDFRGDARTSIFDADAGIALDGTFVKLVSWYDNEWGYSNKVLEMCRVIAAR, from the coding sequence ATGACCATCAAGATCGGGATCAACGGCTTCGGCCGCATCGGCCGCATGGTGTTCCGGGCCGCGGTCCAGAACTTCAACGACATCGAGGTCGTCGGCATCAACGACCTGCTCGAGCCCGACTACCTGGCCTACATGCTGCAGTACGACAGCGTGCACGGCCGCTTCAAGGGCGAGGTCTCGGTCGACGGCAACACGCTGGTCGTCAACGGCAAGAAAATCCGCCTGACCGCCGTCAAGGACCCGGCCGAACTGGCCTGGGGCGCGGTCGGCGCCGAGGTGGTGGTCGAGTCCACCGGCATCTTCCTGACCAAGGAAGGCGCGCAGAAGCACATCAACGCCGGTGCCAGGAAGGTGATCATGTCGGCGCCGTCCAAGGACGACACGCCGATGTTCGTGTTCGGCGTGAACCACGCGTCGTACAAGGGCGAGGCGATCATCTCCAACGCGTCCTGCACGACCAACTGCCTGGCGCCCCTGGCCAAGGTGGTGAACGACAAGTGGGGCATCAAGCGCGGCCTGATGACCACCGTGCACGCGGCGACGGCGACGCAGAAGACCGTCGACGGCCCGAGCAACAAGGACTGGCGCGGCGGCCGCGGCATCCTGGAAAACATCATCCCGTCCTCGACCGGCGCCGCCAAGGCCGTCGGCGTCGTGATCCCTGAGCTGAACAAGAAGCTCACCGGCATGTCGTTCCGCGTGCCGACCTCCGACGTGTCGGTCGTCGACCTGACGTGCGAGCTGAACAAGTCGGCGACCTACGAGGAGATCTGCGCCGAGATGAAGGCGCAGTCGCAGGGTGCGCTCAAGGGCATCCTGGGCTACACCGAGGACAAGGTGGTGGCCACCGACTTCCGCGGCGATGCGCGCACGTCGATCTTCGACGCCGACGCCGGCATCGCGCTGGACGGCACCTTCGTCAAGCTGGTGAGCTGGTACGACAACGAGTGGGGCTACTCCAACAAGGTGCTGGAGATGTGCCGCGTGATCGCCGCCCGCTGA